In one window of Leptospira sp. GIMC2001 DNA:
- a CDS encoding TonB-dependent receptor plug domain-containing protein, with protein sequence MIQKLFISFFICLCILPNFLAKIQAQSNSNLIILGEFKGIQNQEPSITTTLTKRVTDSLEKDNFSVKEIPYNQVKNNLEYTKRQTAQFYITGYYNRSRFGNLEIFAQIYNPETETLIDALSISDEVLKIEGLAINDADVKQSDEEIIEKFVKRLNIKLKLNPKKQERREEINEHVFGTKINNKEEYPVAKEDISKEASQVFKLLEEIEVVSATKTKVKIIEAPAAVYVVTAKQIRERGYRTLSDALHHLPGFDFQHNYGIFPELIHQRGLVGNNNRTNIYIDGIQDNNINENGFLAGSIRFPLMNVERIEVVSGPASALYGANAFNGIINIITKDGSTSPGNHAEFTYGSYESNFKNPGASANFSARGVSESGGIQYSIGGYYYKTQGPNFGGIGRLDGDDPVENKLCGGQCISDGNGLGYYWSPNYNNSKEETYNVTAKFKMKNFRFQTINWKYHQGEGTFANGNQQIDFKQRGLETGKFDERNTARLLGILNGNASPEGFIGSNWDFQNNAVTMGYDLPLTDKLSLDSEATVRHTSIMSSSKESYPNDTSTNPQYRTGDFTIAENYARPDYAYQLEEKLFYNPNEYMSTVVGIVARHFVVAKGYGTYERVNINNFAGYIQQSIRIWEKVTLLGGIRHDETSTYGGATNPRASIVYQPIKELSFKALYSTGFREPTVFELFSQTLQRKTNPDLIPETLVTKELGMSYILFKKLSGSIHAFENKIENLIIEVRTRDDLAINGVEPTAGSWNQNQNLGEVKIRGLEFSNNTKITDWLDVFANYTYTRGEYINLPSSLQTSPSTRGREGDNYGDDIYLAIYEELTGDKTSPTKGPVPHIAPHKWNVGFTYHINKNVSFFLSGSYVDVRRNISTNPNNAVGSYTMMKANFRWENFIFEGLYFNVLVNNATNDLFFDPGIRNAAGGYYPTQHPLERRNIWITLGKNF encoded by the coding sequence ATGATTCAGAAATTATTTATTTCCTTTTTCATTTGTTTATGCATTCTACCTAATTTTCTCGCGAAAATCCAGGCACAATCGAATTCAAATTTGATTATTCTTGGTGAATTCAAAGGAATTCAGAATCAGGAACCGAGTATTACGACTACATTGACTAAACGAGTGACAGATTCGCTTGAAAAGGATAATTTTTCCGTCAAAGAAATTCCCTACAACCAGGTCAAAAATAATCTTGAATATACAAAAAGGCAGACAGCCCAATTTTATATAACAGGATATTATAATAGAAGTAGATTCGGAAACCTTGAAATATTCGCACAGATTTATAATCCTGAGACAGAAACTTTAATTGATGCATTGAGTATATCTGATGAGGTATTGAAAATTGAAGGTCTAGCTATAAACGATGCTGACGTAAAACAATCTGATGAAGAAATAATAGAAAAATTTGTAAAAAGATTAAATATTAAACTAAAACTCAATCCTAAAAAACAGGAAAGAAGAGAAGAGATCAACGAACATGTATTTGGAACTAAGATCAATAATAAAGAAGAATATCCTGTTGCAAAAGAAGATATCTCCAAGGAAGCGAGTCAAGTTTTTAAACTTTTGGAGGAAATAGAAGTTGTTTCCGCCACAAAAACTAAAGTAAAAATCATTGAAGCTCCGGCTGCCGTTTATGTTGTAACGGCAAAACAAATTCGTGAGCGCGGCTACAGAACGTTATCGGATGCTTTGCATCATTTACCTGGATTTGACTTCCAACACAATTACGGAATTTTTCCAGAGTTAATACACCAACGGGGATTAGTTGGAAATAATAACAGAACCAATATCTATATCGATGGTATCCAAGATAACAATATCAATGAAAATGGTTTTCTTGCAGGTTCAATTCGATTCCCGTTGATGAATGTTGAACGAATCGAAGTTGTATCTGGACCGGCATCTGCCCTTTACGGAGCGAACGCTTTCAACGGTATCATCAACATTATCACGAAAGATGGGAGCACGTCACCTGGCAATCATGCTGAATTTACCTACGGAAGTTATGAAAGCAATTTCAAAAATCCAGGTGCTTCTGCCAATTTCTCAGCTCGAGGTGTGTCTGAATCTGGCGGGATTCAATACAGCATAGGTGGATACTATTACAAAACGCAAGGTCCAAATTTTGGAGGAATAGGAAGACTTGATGGTGATGATCCTGTCGAGAACAAACTCTGCGGTGGTCAATGTATTTCTGATGGGAATGGTTTAGGATACTATTGGTCACCAAACTACAATAATTCGAAAGAAGAAACATACAATGTTACCGCCAAGTTCAAGATGAAAAATTTCCGATTCCAAACTATCAATTGGAAATATCATCAAGGTGAAGGAACATTTGCGAATGGTAACCAACAAATTGATTTCAAACAGCGAGGCCTTGAAACAGGCAAATTTGATGAGAGAAATACTGCTAGGTTACTTGGAATTCTAAATGGAAATGCAAGCCCAGAAGGATTTATTGGTTCCAATTGGGATTTCCAAAACAATGCAGTCACAATGGGCTATGATCTACCTCTTACCGATAAGTTGAGCCTTGATTCTGAAGCTACAGTTCGTCATACATCGATTATGTCATCAAGCAAAGAATCCTATCCAAATGATACATCGACCAACCCACAGTATAGAACTGGGGATTTCACAATTGCAGAGAATTACGCAAGACCTGATTATGCTTATCAGCTAGAAGAGAAACTTTTCTATAATCCCAATGAATATATGTCTACAGTTGTTGGTATCGTTGCAAGGCATTTTGTTGTTGCAAAAGGCTATGGAACCTACGAGAGAGTGAACATCAACAACTTTGCTGGATATATTCAACAGAGCATCCGAATCTGGGAAAAAGTCACTTTGTTAGGTGGTATACGTCATGACGAAACATCAACTTATGGTGGAGCAACCAACCCAAGAGCAAGTATTGTTTATCAACCAATAAAAGAATTATCTTTTAAGGCTTTGTACAGCACGGGGTTTAGAGAACCTACAGTTTTTGAGCTTTTCTCGCAGACTTTGCAAAGAAAAACAAACCCTGATTTAATTCCAGAAACATTGGTGACTAAAGAATTAGGAATGAGTTATATTCTTTTCAAAAAATTATCTGGATCCATTCATGCTTTTGAGAACAAAATTGAAAATCTTATCATTGAAGTAAGAACAAGAGACGACTTGGCTATCAATGGTGTAGAACCTACTGCAGGCTCTTGGAACCAGAATCAAAATTTAGGTGAAGTTAAGATTAGAGGTTTAGAATTTTCTAATAATACAAAGATCACAGATTGGTTAGATGTTTTTGCTAATTATACCTATACCCGTGGAGAGTATATAAATCTTCCATCCAGCCTACAAACTTCTCCAAGTACTCGAGGTCGCGAAGGAGATAATTACGGTGATGATATCTACTTGGCAATTTATGAAGAATTGACTGGAGATAAAACTAGTCCGACAAAAGGACCAGTTCCACATATTGCTCCACATAAATGGAATGTGGGATTTACTTACCATATCAATA